A region of Verrucomicrobiota bacterium DNA encodes the following proteins:
- a CDS encoding SulP family inorganic anion transporter, producing MSLPFHLRFNYTGDIARRDLVAGATVAAIAIPQAMAYALIAGVDPRFGLYSAIVVTFVASIFGSSSHLINGPTNAISLVVFSALMGFDARFDAYQALFLLGIMVGVTQILIAVFKLGDLTRYISESVVLGFMAGAGLLVAIGQVGNFLGVAKAGGRGHSVLVHLWETLTQSGPFNLYAVGLGTGTLVAALLLRRVINRYRLPQMDMLLALIIASALAAHFGWSAPRADGRSMVSVVGTVPAALPSFRIPTIRFEWVPRLLGSTVAVSFLGLLEALAVAKSIATHTRQPLDYNRQCLAEGIGNLVGGFFQSLPGSGSLTRSAINYQSGAITRMSGIYASLIVGIAVLALGPYARFIPKPALAGLLFITAARLIDWKRLAYAVRASRFDAALVFITAFAAIFISVEDSILIGTAFSLLLFVPRVARLAVRELIVTPERVVRERQPDEPRSNSLLIYDLEGELFFGASPELDRCLERIKDETILTGIKYVVLRLRRTRNPDVVAVEHLERFLRDADQRGVTVLLAGVRPNLAKILRNVRSNEWFPADRIYPEKDENHSATLNAVRDAYALLNREHATERKEAAYYLV from the coding sequence ATGAGTCTGCCGTTCCATTTACGTTTCAATTATACGGGGGATATCGCTCGCCGGGATCTGGTGGCGGGCGCCACGGTCGCGGCGATTGCGATCCCGCAGGCGATGGCCTACGCGCTTATCGCCGGCGTTGATCCGCGTTTTGGCCTGTATTCGGCTATCGTGGTCACCTTCGTGGCGTCGATCTTTGGGTCATCGTCCCACCTGATCAACGGGCCGACCAACGCCATCTCGCTGGTCGTCTTCAGCGCATTAATGGGGTTTGATGCGCGTTTCGACGCCTACCAAGCGCTATTTCTCCTGGGCATCATGGTTGGCGTCACCCAGATCTTGATTGCGGTCTTCAAGCTGGGCGACTTGACGCGGTACATCTCCGAATCCGTCGTGCTTGGCTTCATGGCCGGGGCGGGCCTGCTGGTGGCCATCGGCCAGGTCGGCAATTTCCTCGGCGTGGCGAAAGCTGGCGGCAGAGGCCATTCGGTCCTGGTGCACCTTTGGGAAACGCTCACCCAAAGCGGCCCCTTCAACCTCTATGCCGTCGGACTCGGCACCGGCACCCTCGTGGCGGCGCTGCTCCTGAGGAGGGTGATCAATCGATACAGGCTGCCGCAAATGGACATGCTGTTGGCGCTGATTATCGCTTCTGCGCTGGCTGCCCACTTTGGTTGGTCGGCACCCAGGGCGGACGGCAGGAGCATGGTTTCAGTGGTGGGCACAGTGCCGGCCGCCTTGCCGTCGTTCCGCATTCCCACCATCCGGTTCGAATGGGTGCCCCGCTTGCTGGGCAGCACCGTGGCGGTTTCGTTCCTGGGCTTGCTCGAAGCGCTCGCCGTGGCCAAGTCGATCGCCACCCACACCCGCCAACCGCTCGACTACAATCGCCAGTGCCTCGCCGAAGGCATCGGCAATCTAGTCGGCGGCTTCTTCCAGTCGCTGCCCGGCTCCGGCTCCCTGACGCGCTCGGCCATCAACTACCAGTCGGGCGCCATCACCCGCATGTCCGGCATCTACGCGAGCCTCATCGTGGGAATTGCCGTTCTCGCGCTCGGGCCTTATGCACGTTTCATTCCCAAACCGGCGCTGGCCGGGTTGCTTTTCATCACGGCTGCCCGGTTGATTGACTGGAAGCGCCTCGCCTATGCGGTCCGCGCGTCCCGCTTCGATGCCGCGCTCGTCTTCATCACCGCTTTCGCGGCGATCTTCATCAGCGTTGAAGATTCCATCCTCATCGGCACGGCCTTCTCCCTGCTGTTATTCGTCCCGCGCGTCGCCAGGTTGGCGGTTCGGGAACTGATCGTGACGCCGGAACGCGTGGTGCGGGAGCGCCAACCAGACGAGCCGCGCTCGAATTCGCTGCTCATCTACGATCTTGAAGGCGAACTCTTTTTCGGGGCGTCACCGGAGCTGGATCGCTGCTTGGAACGGATCAAGGACGAGACGATCCTCACCGGCATCAAGTACGTCGTCTTGCGCTTGAGGCGCACCCGTAATCCGGACGTGGTGGCCGTTGAGCACCTCGAGCGCTTCCTGCGCGATGCCGATCAGCGCGGGGTCACCGTGCTCCTGGCGGGCGTTCGCCCCAACCTTGCGAAAATCCTGCGCAACGTCCGCTCGAACGAGTGGTTTCCGGCAGACCGCATTTATCCGGAAAAAGACGAAAACCACTCGGCAACCCTCAACGCCGTGCGCGACGCCTACGCTCTCCTGAACCGAGAGCATGCGACCGAGCGAAAAGAAGCGGCTTATTACCTGGTGTAA
- a CDS encoding ABC transporter permease — translation MNAVYILWLRQLKRYARSRPRMAASLAQPLLFLFALGFGLGPIFQKAGHGSYIQFISPGVIGMTVLFNSMFSGIELIWDRQFGFLKETLVAPVSRLSIMIGRTLGGATTALIQGVIVMAVCALAGFRIQNLSLLPVALLFMALIATTFTALGTGIASLLTDFQGFQLVMNLLVMPAFFLSGALFPLSEAPVPIQLIARIDPLSFGVDGLRTALIGVAHFGIPTDLAVLAVFTAVFLGFGGYLFSRIQL, via the coding sequence ATGAATGCCGTCTACATTCTCTGGCTGCGACAGTTGAAACGGTACGCCCGTTCGAGACCCCGCATGGCCGCATCGTTGGCGCAACCATTGCTCTTTTTGTTCGCCCTGGGCTTCGGATTGGGGCCGATCTTTCAGAAGGCGGGGCACGGCAGTTACATCCAATTCATTTCTCCCGGCGTAATCGGAATGACCGTGTTGTTCAATTCCATGTTTTCCGGAATCGAACTCATCTGGGATCGGCAGTTTGGTTTCCTTAAGGAGACGCTCGTCGCTCCGGTGTCACGTCTCTCGATCATGATCGGACGCACGCTGGGCGGGGCCACTACCGCACTCATTCAGGGGGTGATTGTCATGGCCGTCTGCGCCCTCGCCGGTTTTCGAATTCAGAACCTGAGCCTGTTGCCGGTCGCACTTTTGTTCATGGCATTGATCGCCACCACCTTCACGGCGCTCGGTACCGGGATTGCCTCCCTCCTGACGGATTTTCAAGGTTTTCAGCTCGTCATGAATCTGCTTGTGATGCCCGCTTTTTTCTTGTCGGGTGCATTGTTTCCTTTGAGTGAAGCGCCGGTGCCGATTCAGTTGATCGCGCGCATCGACCCGCTCTCCTTCGGCGTGGATGGATTGCGAACCGCCTTGATCGGCGTGGCCCATTTCGGCATTCCGACCGATCTGGCTGTGCTTGCCGTGTTTACCGCCGTGTTTCTTGGTTTTGGCGGTTACCTCTTTTCCCGAATTCAGCTTTGA
- a CDS encoding sulfate ABC transporter substrate-binding protein, with the protein MSATKWLDLFGLALAAVAVGTVGLKNYGGGEHGQLLNASYDPTREVYKEINAEFVAQYERDAGHRLSIEQSHGGSSRQARAVADGLAADVVTLALPSDIEGLSKGGLIAPDWKNRFPHQSQPYFSTIVFVVRKENPKRIKDWPDLVGPDVEVVTPDPNTSGNGKLSVLAAWGSVIHRGGSEDDARDFLVKLYQHVAVLGQGARDSATTFVLAKEGDVHLTWENEALREVADSKGELEVVYPPVSILAEPSVTWVDLNVRKHASAAAAKAYLAYLFTDAAQEIFAKHGYRPINRVILKRHQDRLPDIELFPVTLVAKDWADAQARFFGDSGIFEIIHTTQTK; encoded by the coding sequence ATGAGCGCGACGAAATGGCTCGACCTTTTTGGCCTTGCCCTGGCGGCCGTTGCCGTCGGGACCGTGGGATTAAAGAATTACGGAGGGGGCGAGCACGGCCAACTGCTCAACGCTTCTTATGACCCCACGCGTGAAGTCTACAAAGAAATCAACGCCGAATTCGTTGCGCAGTACGAGCGGGACGCTGGACACCGGTTGAGCATCGAACAATCCCACGGCGGGTCGTCGCGACAGGCCCGAGCGGTTGCCGATGGACTGGCGGCGGACGTGGTCACGCTCGCACTTCCCTCAGACATTGAGGGCTTGTCAAAGGGGGGGCTCATTGCCCCTGATTGGAAAAACCGGTTTCCTCACCAGTCGCAGCCTTACTTTTCGACGATTGTGTTCGTCGTCAGGAAAGAAAACCCGAAGCGTATCAAAGACTGGCCCGATCTGGTTGGTCCCGACGTGGAAGTTGTGACGCCGGATCCCAACACTTCGGGAAACGGCAAGCTGAGCGTCCTGGCCGCCTGGGGCTCGGTCATCCATCGGGGCGGAAGCGAAGATGACGCCCGCGACTTTCTCGTCAAACTTTACCAGCACGTGGCGGTCCTGGGCCAGGGCGCTCGTGATTCCGCCACAACCTTTGTCCTGGCGAAAGAAGGCGACGTCCACCTGACGTGGGAGAACGAAGCCCTGCGGGAAGTGGCCGACTCCAAAGGCGAGCTGGAAGTGGTCTACCCGCCCGTGAGTATTCTGGCGGAGCCGAGCGTCACGTGGGTAGATCTTAACGTCCGAAAGCATGCCTCCGCAGCCGCGGCCAAGGCATACCTGGCTTACCTGTTCACGGATGCAGCGCAGGAGATCTTTGCGAAACATGGTTACCGGCCCATCAATCGGGTAATCCTGAAACGGCATCAGGACCGGTTGCCGGATATCGAACTCTTTCCGGTGACGCTGGTTGCTAAAGACTGGGCGGACGCCCAGGCAAGATTCTTCGGCGACAGCGGCATTTTCGAGATCATTCACACCACCCAAACCAAATGA
- a CDS encoding ATP-binding cassette domain-containing protein, with protein MIWARDLTRNFGAVSAVQGISFEVAKGEIFAFLGPNGAGKTTTIKMLTTLLRPTSGRVELDGLDPVTHQQETRKRFGIVFQDSSIDDELTAYENMDFHGVLYKVPRRVRAARIEELLNLFELWDRRDHQVKNFSGGMRRRLEIARGFLHTPKILFLDEPTLGLDPQTRNQLWSHVKRLNETEDVTVFLTTHYMEEAERVAHRTAIMDHGRIIAQGSSAELKRQTGTDSLEEAFLALTGTSIREEEGGSIVRMRRIAKLFRR; from the coding sequence GTGATCTGGGCGCGTGACCTTACCAGGAACTTCGGCGCCGTTTCCGCCGTCCAGGGTATTTCGTTTGAAGTTGCCAAAGGCGAAATTTTCGCTTTTCTCGGGCCCAACGGAGCCGGCAAAACGACGACCATCAAAATGTTGACTACCCTGCTGAGGCCCACCTCCGGCCGGGTGGAACTGGATGGCCTCGATCCTGTGACCCACCAGCAGGAAACGCGCAAACGGTTCGGTATTGTCTTTCAGGACTCCAGTATAGATGATGAACTGACCGCCTATGAGAACATGGATTTCCACGGCGTCCTTTATAAGGTTCCCAGACGAGTCCGTGCCGCGCGCATCGAGGAGCTTTTGAACCTGTTTGAGTTGTGGGACCGCCGCGATCATCAAGTCAAAAATTTTTCGGGCGGAATGCGCCGCCGACTTGAAATCGCCCGCGGTTTTCTACACACCCCCAAGATTCTCTTCCTCGATGAGCCGACGCTGGGGCTTGATCCCCAAACGCGCAATCAGCTCTGGAGCCACGTGAAGAGATTGAATGAAACGGAAGATGTCACCGTTTTTCTGACCACGCACTATATGGAGGAAGCGGAGCGGGTCGCGCACCGGACCGCCATCATGGACCACGGCCGTATCATCGCTCAAGGTTCTTCGGCAGAACTGAAACGGCAGACCGGCACCGACTCGCTTGAAGAGGCGTTCCTCGCCTTGACCGGCACCTCCATTCGCGAGGAAGAGGGTGGTTCGATCGTGCGAATGCGACGAATCGCAAAGCTATTCAGGCGGTAG